One genomic segment of Pongo pygmaeus isolate AG05252 chromosome 19, NHGRI_mPonPyg2-v2.0_pri, whole genome shotgun sequence includes these proteins:
- the RANGRF gene encoding ran guanine nucleotide release factor, translated as MEPTRDCPLFGGAFSAILPTGAIDVSDLRPVPDNQEVFCHPVTDQSLIVELLELQAHVRGEAAARYHFEDVGGVQGARAVHVESVQPLSLENLALRGCCQEAWVLSGKQQIAKENQQVAKDVTLHQALLRLPPYQTDLLLTFNQPPPDNRSSLGPENLSPAPWSLGDFEQLVTSLTLHDPNIFGPQ; from the exons ATGGAGCCCACGAGAGACTGCCCATTGTTCGGGGGCGCCTTTTCCGCCATCCTCCCCACGGGGGCCATTGACGTAAG CGACCTCCGACCGGTCCCGGACAATCAAGAAGTTTTCTGCCATCCCGTGACAGACCAGAGCCTGATCGTGGAACTTCTTGAGCTGCAGGCCCACGTGCGGGGCGAAGCGGCTGCGCG GTACCACTTTGAGGATGTTGGTGGCGTGCAGGGGGCTAGGGCTGTCCATGTAGAGTCTGTTCAGCCTCTCAGTTTGGAGAACCTGGCCCTGAGGGGCTGCTGTCAAGAAGCCTGGGTCCTCTCTGGCAAGCAGCAGATAGCTAAGGAAAACCAGCAG GTAGCAAAGGACGTGACACTTCATCAGGCCTTGCTGAGGCTGCCCCCGTACCAGACTGATCTCTTGCTCACCTTCAATCAGCCCCC CCCTGACAACAGGTCATCTCTTGGCCCTGAAAATCTGTCACCTGCACCCTGGAGCCTGGGTGACTTTGAACAACTGGTGACCAGTCTGACCCTTCATGATCCCAACATCTTTGGTCCCCAGTAA
- the SLC25A35 gene encoding solute carrier family 25 member 35 isoform X2 translates to MDFLMSGLAACGACVFTNPLEVVKTRMQLQGELQAPGTYQRHYRNVFHAFITIGKVDGLAALQKGLAPALLYQFLMNGIRLGTYGLAEAGGYLHTAEGTHSPARSAAAGAMAGVMGAYLGSPIYMVKTHLQAQAASEIAVGHQYKHQIFPPQSWKLALVAAMTSGIAVVLAMAPFDVACTRLYNQPTDAQGKGLMYRGILDALLQTSRTEGIFGMYKGIGASYFRLGPHTILSLFFWDQLRSLYYTYTK, encoded by the exons ATGGACTTCTTGATGAGTGGCCTGGCAGCCTGCGGGGCCTGTGTATTCACCAATCCCCTGGAGGTGGTGAAGACCAGGATGCAGTTGCAGGGAGAACTGCAGGCCCCTGGCACATACCAGCGGCACTACCGAAATGTCTTCCATGCCTTCATCACCATCGGCAAGGTGGATGGCCTGGCTGCCCTGCAGAAGGGTCTGGCCCCTGCCCTTTTATACCAGTTCCTGATGAATGGTATCCGACTGGGCACCTATGGGCTGGCTGAGGCTGGGGGCTACCTGCACACAGCGGAAGGCACCCACAGTCCTGCCCGCAGCGCAGCAGCTGGGGCCATGGCTGGGGTCATGGGAGCCTACTTGGGGAGCCCCATCTACATG GTGAAGACACACCTGCAGGCACAGGCAGCCTCAGAAATTGCTGTAGGACACCAGTATAAGCATCAG ATCTTTCCTCCCCAGAGCTGGAAGTTGGCGCTGGTGGCTGCCATGACGAGTGGCATTGCAGTTGTCTTGGCCATGGCACCCTTTGATGTGGCCTGCACAAGGCTCTACAACCAGCCCACAGATGCACAGGGCAAG GGCCTCATGTACCGGGGGATACTGGACGCTCTGCTGCAGACATCTCGGACCGAGGGCATTTTTGGCATGTACAAGGGTATAGGTGCCTCCTACTTCCGCCTCGGCCCCCAcaccatcctctccctcttcttctgGGACCAGCTGCGCTCCCTCTACTACACATACACTAAATAA
- the SLC25A35 gene encoding solute carrier family 25 member 35 isoform X1 yields the protein MDFLMSGLAACGACVFTNPLEVVKTRMQLQGELQAPGTYQRHYRNVFHAFITIGKVDGLAALQKGLAPALLYQFLMNGIRLGTYGLAEAGGYLHTAEGTHSPARSAAAGAMAGVMGAYLGSPIYMVKTHLQAQAASEIAVGHQYKHQGMFQALTEIGQKHGLVGLWRGALGGLPRVIVGSSTQLCTFSSTKDLLSQWEIFPPQSWKLALVAAMTSGIAVVLAMAPFDVACTRLYNQPTDAQGKGLMYRGILDALLQTSRTEGIFGMYKGIGASYFRLGPHTILSLFFWDQLRSLYYTYTK from the exons ATGGACTTCTTGATGAGTGGCCTGGCAGCCTGCGGGGCCTGTGTATTCACCAATCCCCTGGAGGTGGTGAAGACCAGGATGCAGTTGCAGGGAGAACTGCAGGCCCCTGGCACATACCAGCGGCACTACCGAAATGTCTTCCATGCCTTCATCACCATCGGCAAGGTGGATGGCCTGGCTGCCCTGCAGAAGGGTCTGGCCCCTGCCCTTTTATACCAGTTCCTGATGAATGGTATCCGACTGGGCACCTATGGGCTGGCTGAGGCTGGGGGCTACCTGCACACAGCGGAAGGCACCCACAGTCCTGCCCGCAGCGCAGCAGCTGGGGCCATGGCTGGGGTCATGGGAGCCTACTTGGGGAGCCCCATCTACATG GTGAAGACACACCTGCAGGCACAGGCAGCCTCAGAAATTGCTGTAGGACACCAGTATAAGCATCAG GGCATGTTTCAGGCACTAACCGAGATTGGCCAGAAACATGGTCTGGTGGGGTTATGGCGTGGGGCTCTGGGCGGCCTGCCCCGAGTTATCGTCGGTTCCTCCACCCAGCTGTGCACCTTCTCATCCACCAAGGACCTCCTGAGCCAGTGGGAG ATCTTTCCTCCCCAGAGCTGGAAGTTGGCGCTGGTGGCTGCCATGACGAGTGGCATTGCAGTTGTCTTGGCCATGGCACCCTTTGATGTGGCCTGCACAAGGCTCTACAACCAGCCCACAGATGCACAGGGCAAG GGCCTCATGTACCGGGGGATACTGGACGCTCTGCTGCAGACATCTCGGACCGAGGGCATTTTTGGCATGTACAAGGGTATAGGTGCCTCCTACTTCCGCCTCGGCCCCCAcaccatcctctccctcttcttctgGGACCAGCTGCGCTCCCTCTACTACACATACACTAAATAA